In Fervidobacterium nodosum Rt17-B1, one genomic interval encodes:
- a CDS encoding DUF1576 domain-containing protein: protein MIVYKFLCTISLVFVLFGLVISNVDIFEELKIIIISPDYLITDYFEIAGIGGAFLNSGLLMFAFICILKLLKINPSGVSIAAIMTIGGFALFGKNIFNVWPIVIGVFLYTIMTNENIRTYLYVALFGTALAPVTTHLVLKNCLNLNWIGLLFAILIGFLLPPLASFALTLHRGYNLYNVGFTAGFLGMFLGSILKAYELHPEPRYYWHTENQLLLSIFVYSLFYLILLYGLKLNNWSFSGYKNVFKYSGKLLTDFVLLENEAITFINVGILGLLGTSYVLLIGAPINGPTIGGIMTLAGFGALGKHPKNIFPVISGTIIGALTNSQAINSAGMVLAVLFGTTLAPIAGEFGIIWGIIAGFLHSSLVMNLSFLHLGMNLYNNGFSGGFVAMFLLAIIDAWKKLKEAIGEKLRRFVKMGSD, encoded by the coding sequence TTGATAGTTTACAAATTTTTGTGCACTATATCACTTGTTTTTGTACTCTTTGGTCTTGTAATAAGTAATGTCGACATATTCGAAGAACTTAAGATAATTATAATTTCTCCGGACTATCTAATAACAGATTATTTTGAGATAGCTGGTATTGGTGGAGCGTTTTTAAACAGTGGACTTCTTATGTTCGCTTTTATTTGTATCCTTAAGTTACTAAAAATAAATCCCTCAGGAGTTTCAATTGCAGCTATTATGACAATTGGTGGTTTTGCGTTGTTTGGAAAAAATATTTTTAACGTTTGGCCAATAGTTATCGGCGTTTTTCTATATACAATTATGACAAACGAGAATATTAGAACTTACTTGTACGTCGCACTTTTTGGAACAGCATTAGCACCAGTTACAACTCATCTGGTTCTTAAAAACTGTCTTAATTTAAACTGGATTGGATTATTATTTGCTATTTTGATAGGGTTCCTCCTACCACCCCTTGCGAGTTTTGCTTTGACACTACACAGAGGATATAATTTATACAACGTAGGTTTTACAGCAGGTTTTCTTGGCATGTTTCTTGGTTCGATATTGAAAGCTTACGAGCTTCATCCTGAACCACGTTATTACTGGCACACAGAAAATCAATTACTATTATCAATTTTCGTTTACTCTTTATTTTATTTAATACTTCTTTATGGTTTAAAACTAAATAATTGGAGCTTTTCGGGATACAAAAATGTTTTTAAATACTCTGGAAAGCTATTAACTGATTTCGTATTGTTAGAAAATGAAGCGATAACATTTATAAACGTTGGAATTCTTGGCTTATTAGGAACTTCCTATGTACTTCTAATCGGAGCGCCCATAAATGGACCAACCATCGGTGGAATAATGACATTAGCTGGTTTTGGAGCATTAGGAAAACATCCTAAGAACATATTCCCTGTAATATCAGGGACAATCATAGGTGCTTTAACTAATTCTCAGGCAATAAATAGCGCCGGAATGGTCTTAGCAGTTTTGTTTGGTACAACCTTGGCTCCTATAGCTGGTGAATTTGGAATTATTTGGGGAATTATCGCGGGTTTTTTGCACAGCTCCCTTGTTATGAACCTGAGTTTCTTGCACCTTGGCATGAACCTTTACAATAACGGTTTTTCCGGAGGATTTGTTGCTATGTTCTTGTTAGCTATAATAGATGCTTGGAAAAAATTAAAAGAAGCTATTGGTGAAAAGTTGAGAAGATTTGTAAAAATGGGGAGTGATTAA
- a CDS encoding SufB/SufD family protein yields the protein MDVKKEFETIVKTAEKLGTDASKFMDKRIASIIISGDRVIGLNNVPGVKLIHKQIEHGVQVDMEIEENTEVPFPIHVCTGYIEKKGYQKVLFNIIVRKNAKVKFTAHCVFPQAEDFTHEAVSNVVVEEGAIMEYNDEHYHSDLGTITLKTTTNAKVEKGGVYKNSFHLTKTRVGKLNVLMNLELKENAVGELVSKVRASSNDEVNINEIVYLNGEHSRGLAKTVVVGLDEAKVNVLNEAYGNAPYSKAHISCEEITKGEKVTVSTTPVLKITNDLAELTHEASIGRVSQKQLETLMAKGLTEEEATELIIKGLLM from the coding sequence ATGGATGTAAAAAAAGAATTTGAAACGATAGTAAAAACGGCTGAAAAGCTTGGAACAGACGCCTCAAAATTCATGGATAAAAGAATTGCCTCGATAATAATAAGTGGTGATAGAGTAATCGGTTTAAACAATGTACCAGGTGTTAAACTCATCCATAAACAGATAGAACACGGCGTACAAGTTGATATGGAAATAGAAGAAAATACCGAAGTGCCTTTCCCAATACATGTATGTACTGGATATATCGAAAAGAAAGGCTATCAAAAAGTTCTATTTAACATAATTGTTAGAAAGAACGCCAAGGTAAAATTCACAGCACACTGTGTTTTTCCACAGGCAGAAGATTTTACACACGAGGCTGTTTCAAATGTAGTCGTTGAAGAAGGCGCAATAATGGAGTACAACGACGAACATTACCACAGCGATCTTGGGACCATCACCCTTAAAACCACAACAAATGCAAAAGTTGAAAAAGGTGGAGTATATAAAAATAGTTTCCACCTTACAAAAACACGTGTCGGAAAATTAAACGTCCTTATGAACCTTGAACTTAAAGAAAACGCTGTTGGAGAACTTGTGTCAAAAGTAAGAGCTTCTAGTAATGATGAAGTTAATATAAACGAAATTGTTTACCTCAACGGTGAGCATTCAAGAGGACTTGCAAAAACCGTCGTTGTTGGTTTAGATGAGGCGAAAGTAAACGTCCTAAATGAAGCTTATGGGAATGCGCCGTATTCAAAAGCTCATATATCTTGTGAGGAAATAACGAAAGGAGAAAAAGTAACTGTTTCAACAACACCTGTTTTAAAAATCACAAACGACCTAGCTGAATTAACACACGAGGCATCTATAGGAAGAGTTAGTCAAAAACAACTTGAAACGCTTATGGCAAAAGGGCTCACTGAAGAAGAGGCAACTGAACTGATAATTAAAGGATTACTTATGTAA
- a CDS encoding NAD(P)/FAD-dependent oxidoreductase, which produces MLIAIVGGGPAGVSCAAFLKRYNVDVVIYEKRTIGGLIENAWFVENFPLVEPAPGEFLVEKFRNIVKENNIDIVYDEIFKITKRENYGNDGKIKLVGKNNVYFSDIVVIATGTKPKRIEKFEISNRIVYEFRDLPKDAKNIAFYGGGDVSFDGAIKNAMRGNSSTVFVRGNKIKAVPKLVKEVERLGIPVRINDEILNVESKNSIDDKIIVETSKGRYTFDALLIAIGRLENRPEIENVEIGKEVYIIGDVAHVDFRQSSIAIGDGVKCAMEILKKIEI; this is translated from the coding sequence ATGTTAATAGCAATTGTTGGTGGTGGACCTGCTGGAGTTTCTTGCGCTGCTTTTCTTAAAAGGTACAATGTAGATGTTGTTATTTACGAAAAAAGAACTATAGGTGGATTAATTGAAAATGCGTGGTTTGTCGAAAATTTTCCCTTGGTTGAACCTGCACCAGGGGAATTTTTAGTTGAAAAATTTAGAAATATAGTGAAAGAAAACAACATAGATATTGTTTACGATGAGATTTTTAAAATAACAAAGAGAGAAAATTATGGAAACGATGGGAAGATAAAATTGGTTGGGAAAAATAATGTTTATTTTTCCGATATAGTCGTAATTGCAACGGGAACTAAGCCGAAAAGAATTGAAAAATTCGAAATTTCTAATAGAATTGTGTATGAATTCCGAGATTTACCAAAGGACGCGAAAAATATCGCTTTTTATGGTGGTGGGGATGTTTCGTTTGATGGCGCTATCAAAAATGCTATGAGAGGTAATAGTTCCACCGTTTTTGTTAGGGGTAATAAAATAAAGGCTGTGCCAAAGCTTGTTAAGGAAGTTGAAAGATTAGGTATTCCAGTAAGAATAAATGATGAAATTTTGAATGTGGAAAGTAAAAATAGCATTGATGATAAAATTATTGTAGAGACTTCAAAAGGAAGATATACTTTCGACGCTTTACTTATAGCTATTGGAAGGCTTGAGAATAGACCTGAAATTGAGAATGTTGAAATTGGGAAAGAGGTTTATATAATTGGTGATGTTGCACATGTGGACTTTAGGCAATCTTCTATAGCCATAGGTGATGGAGTTAAATGTGCGATGGAAATATTAAAGAAGATAGAAATATGA
- a CDS encoding queuosine precursor transporter: protein MFNLFVLTLEYLLSGIAVLLALRFMKKEGAYVVLSTLIIASNLGVAKLFNLFGLEVTAANMSMGMAFVIYSILTEVYGQSEGRKAVWVGFFAQFLFIMLGLVYTIYTPSKNDFAQSYLSQVFAVTPRIAIASWTAFISSGYIAVWIHDSLRKRTKLWMRNNAATKIGQIADNLIFVTIAFLGLVDLKTYFQIFITTTIVEFFLDYVDTWIVYLGVKFLKDEKKDSENYQKMGIVSN from the coding sequence ATGTTTAACCTATTTGTTTTAACTCTTGAATACTTACTCTCAGGAATTGCAGTACTTCTTGCTTTGCGATTTATGAAAAAAGAAGGGGCTTACGTAGTCTTATCTACATTGATTATAGCTTCAAATCTTGGAGTTGCAAAACTTTTCAATTTGTTTGGTCTTGAAGTAACTGCAGCAAATATGAGCATGGGTATGGCATTCGTTATATATTCTATACTTACAGAAGTTTATGGACAATCTGAAGGAAGAAAAGCGGTATGGGTTGGATTCTTTGCTCAATTTCTCTTTATAATGCTCGGGTTAGTTTACACAATTTACACCCCATCGAAAAACGACTTTGCTCAAAGCTATTTATCGCAAGTTTTTGCAGTAACGCCAAGAATAGCCATCGCAAGTTGGACTGCGTTTATTTCTTCTGGTTACATCGCCGTCTGGATACACGACTCTTTGAGAAAGAGAACAAAACTTTGGATGAGAAATAATGCAGCCACTAAGATAGGACAAATCGCAGACAATCTTATATTTGTAACAATTGCTTTTTTGGGACTCGTTGATTTAAAAACCTACTTCCAAATATTTATAACAACCACAATCGTCGAATTTTTCCTCGATTACGTAGACACCTGGATCGTATACTTAGGTGTTAAATTCTTAAAAGATGAAAAGAAAGATTCGGAAAATTACCAAAAAATGGGAATTGTGTCTAACTAA
- a CDS encoding 2-phosphosulfolactate phosphatase, with amino-acid sequence MLLSNFPNYSYKINNQISVYFSHKELNGEVLPPNFLFEVSVVIDVLRATSTIVTALNNGAKEIIPFEEIKEALEFKNKINERNLLLCGERGGIKPEGFELGNSPLEFTSEIVKDKSLILTTTNGTRAFLKAFKISNKVYIASFLNVSSTVEILSKYNNIAIVCAGNNGSVSYEDTQLAGFIIEKLLSKKDYSLSDSAKIAYNLWKSLKKPDFTGEHAKKLIELGFQKDVDYCQNIDKISIVCEGIRQPQNLLKVKIIKTKI; translated from the coding sequence ATGCTTCTTTCAAATTTTCCCAACTATTCTTATAAAATCAATAACCAAATCAGCGTTTATTTTTCACACAAAGAATTAAATGGAGAGGTTTTACCTCCCAATTTCCTTTTTGAAGTTTCGGTAGTTATAGATGTTCTTAGAGCAACATCAACAATCGTTACAGCTCTAAACAACGGTGCAAAGGAAATAATACCGTTTGAAGAAATTAAAGAAGCATTGGAATTCAAAAATAAAATTAATGAGAGAAATTTACTCTTGTGTGGTGAACGTGGTGGAATAAAACCGGAAGGCTTTGAGCTTGGAAATTCACCACTTGAATTTACCTCCGAAATTGTCAAAGATAAATCATTAATACTTACAACAACAAATGGCACACGTGCATTTTTAAAAGCTTTCAAAATTTCAAATAAAGTTTATATAGCTTCGTTTTTAAACGTTTCTTCAACTGTAGAAATTCTTTCAAAGTATAACAACATAGCAATTGTTTGCGCGGGAAACAATGGGAGTGTATCGTACGAAGACACACAACTTGCTGGATTTATAATAGAAAAACTTTTATCCAAAAAGGATTATTCTTTATCAGATTCTGCAAAAATTGCTTATAATCTCTGGAAATCGTTGAAAAAACCAGATTTCACAGGTGAACATGCAAAAAAATTAATAGAGCTAGGATTTCAAAAAGATGTTGATTATTGCCAAAATATAGATAAAATAAGTATAGTTTGTGAGGGAATTAGACAACCACAGAATTTATTGAAAGTAAAAATAATAAAAACAAAAATATAG
- a CDS encoding metallophosphoesterase family protein: protein MTRLAFISDIHSNFEALQSVLNDIEKKQIDRIYCLGDLVGYGPNPNEVIGLIKEKNIITVMGNYDDAVGYEKESCGCSYNPGRETEVGDESLNWTIKVTTPENKEFLRNLPKRLSIEVEGVKILLVHGSPLNYLLEYVKPSTNAERLKFIAKDVEEDIIINGHTHLMMAKHIFGKTVLNPGSVGRTKDGIPGATYLILNIDNGVFWYEFLHVKYDIKKVVEEIVRVGLPIELGTVLALGGTFDMGPGKVVVKEEKKFLI from the coding sequence ATGACGAGACTAGCATTTATTTCAGATATACACTCGAATTTTGAAGCACTTCAAAGTGTGTTAAACGATATTGAAAAAAAGCAGATAGATAGAATATACTGCCTTGGTGACCTTGTGGGATATGGTCCTAATCCAAATGAAGTTATTGGCTTGATAAAAGAAAAAAATATAATAACTGTTATGGGAAATTACGATGATGCTGTTGGGTACGAGAAAGAAAGTTGTGGTTGTTCTTATAACCCAGGAAGAGAAACAGAAGTTGGCGATGAATCTTTAAATTGGACTATAAAAGTTACAACTCCAGAGAATAAAGAATTTTTGAGGAATTTACCAAAAAGATTGTCAATCGAAGTTGAAGGTGTTAAAATTTTGCTTGTTCACGGTAGCCCACTTAATTATCTTCTCGAATACGTTAAACCTTCAACTAACGCAGAAAGACTTAAGTTTATCGCTAAAGATGTTGAAGAGGATATAATAATCAATGGACATACGCATTTAATGATGGCTAAACACATTTTTGGAAAGACTGTGCTAAACCCTGGAAGTGTCGGGAGAACAAAAGATGGTATACCGGGGGCCACTTATCTGATATTAAATATAGATAATGGAGTTTTTTGGTATGAATTTTTACATGTGAAGTATGATATAAAAAAGGTTGTAGAAGAAATCGTTAGAGTTGGACTACCAATAGAACTTGGAACGGTTTTGGCACTTGGTGGCACATTCGATATGGGACCAGGTAAGGTTGTTGTAAAAGAGGAGAAAAAGTTTTTAATTTGA
- a CDS encoding PhzF family phenazine biosynthesis protein has translation MYLYIADAFTDKPFLGNPAGVVLLDDNHQISKETMQLLAKELRFSETAFVKRKGNSDEFTVLFFTPVSEIDLCGHATIATFTVLREKGIVSTGKTYKMISRAGTLEIEIFDNLVMMEQAEPAMGDIVENKDIEYIAQALGIDPNDIGDTKYNLSPRPVTTGLWDLITPVKTKQVLYSLSPDFEKISDFCRINNIVSFHVFTLDEEKALANCRDFAPLYGIPEESATGTANGALIYYLYKHGVVEPEKTYEIIQGETMGRTSNIFAKIKLKDGIYKSYIGGNAKLIVEGYLKI, from the coding sequence ATGTATTTGTATATTGCTGATGCCTTTACAGATAAACCTTTCTTAGGTAACCCTGCGGGTGTTGTTTTGCTTGACGATAATCACCAGATTTCAAAAGAGACAATGCAATTGTTAGCTAAAGAATTAAGATTTTCTGAAACAGCCTTTGTTAAGAGAAAAGGAAATAGTGATGAATTTACTGTGCTATTTTTCACACCTGTTTCCGAGATCGACTTATGTGGTCACGCAACTATAGCGACATTTACCGTACTTAGAGAAAAAGGAATCGTATCAACAGGTAAAACATACAAAATGATATCGCGGGCAGGAACACTTGAGATAGAAATTTTTGATAACCTAGTAATGATGGAACAAGCTGAACCTGCCATGGGTGATATAGTTGAAAATAAAGATATCGAATATATAGCTCAGGCACTTGGAATTGATCCGAACGATATTGGAGATACGAAATATAATTTATCACCAAGACCAGTTACAACAGGTTTGTGGGATCTGATTACACCAGTGAAAACCAAGCAAGTTTTATACAGCCTTTCTCCGGATTTCGAAAAAATCTCAGACTTTTGCCGAATAAATAATATAGTAAGCTTCCATGTATTTACACTAGACGAGGAAAAAGCGCTTGCAAATTGCCGAGATTTCGCACCACTTTACGGCATACCAGAAGAATCCGCAACTGGTACGGCAAATGGTGCGCTGATATATTATCTTTACAAACATGGCGTTGTTGAACCTGAAAAAACATACGAAATTATCCAAGGTGAAACAATGGGCAGAACGTCAAACATATTCGCAAAAATAAAGTTGAAAGATGGAATATACAAATCGTATATAGGAGGGAACGCAAAATTAATAGTTGAAGGTTATCTAAAGATTTAA
- a CDS encoding ATP-binding cassette domain-containing protein, which yields MLELENISYKTQEKTILKDISLKFIPGHRYALIGTNGAGKSTIGYLIMGLDGYKPTTGRILLDGKDITNSSVTERAKLGITLMWQEPARFDGMTIETYLTLGGKLPAQKSEIIEALEFVGLNPNIYLKRFVDKTLSGGERKRVELASILLIKPKYVILDEPDSGIDLMSLNIINDIVNYIAQYGGTPIIITHREEMAYNTDYGYLICSGKILMHGPINNVITAFRNSCEACNHPNIPIPGELK from the coding sequence ATGCTAGAACTCGAGAATATATCGTACAAGACTCAAGAAAAAACGATACTAAAAGACATATCGCTAAAATTCATCCCAGGTCACAGATACGCTTTGATAGGTACAAACGGTGCAGGTAAGAGTACGATTGGTTATTTAATAATGGGACTTGATGGCTATAAGCCTACGACTGGAAGAATTCTTCTTGATGGGAAAGATATAACAAACTCATCAGTAACTGAACGCGCGAAGCTTGGAATCACACTTATGTGGCAAGAACCAGCCAGATTCGATGGAATGACTATAGAAACCTATCTTACATTAGGTGGAAAATTGCCTGCACAAAAATCAGAAATCATTGAAGCTTTGGAATTTGTTGGATTAAACCCGAACATATACTTAAAAAGATTCGTCGATAAGACGTTAAGTGGTGGGGAAAGAAAACGCGTTGAGCTAGCATCTATTTTACTTATTAAGCCAAAGTACGTTATATTAGATGAACCGGATTCTGGTATCGATTTAATGAGCTTAAACATAATAAATGATATAGTTAATTACATAGCACAATACGGTGGGACACCTATAATAATAACCCACCGCGAGGAAATGGCTTACAATACTGACTATGGGTATCTTATATGTTCTGGAAAAATCCTCATGCACGGACCAATAAATAATGTTATAACCGCATTTAGAAACAGTTGTGAAGCATGTAATCATCCAAATATTCCTATTCCAGGGGAGTTGAAATAA
- a CDS encoding SLC13 family permease: MIATIITIHLFFATVYLVIKEPEVVLKNKKIVLDYARVSLGVLGLLIASGIASLTTIKSAIMPQMNIVPWQILIIFFGSAYICGSLDASGILKIIAYKFASFSNNGKKLFFNLLFLAGIMTVFTSNDIVTLTLTPIVIYISQYADIDPLPYLITIFFTSNTWSMFFYIGNPTNVIVAQAYSLTFFNYAKLMFFPTLVAILTSVAGFYFKYREKLPGTINVNLDFDEKAVIKDKRYTFLSSGLFVIFFFTIAIGDLINLQLWKSITIFTAIYVLLNLAFSDVLSEKDEFLIEIGKFDYNITFFVDTIKRVPWKMLPMVVTFFVFVHIFTLFGITKFVGQLFNFKNQLIGTIFTSYVTAFAANVMINQPMTIFFAQALWKKPLNYAMSLILGSNIGGNITLIGALAGIMWSRILKFYGVEMNNKKFMKETFSVSMLTLLTTSLAIYIVTIIIKL; this comes from the coding sequence TTGATCGCAACGATTATAACAATTCACTTATTTTTCGCAACTGTTTATCTTGTTATCAAAGAACCAGAAGTTGTTTTGAAAAATAAAAAAATAGTCTTAGATTACGCCCGAGTTTCACTTGGTGTTCTTGGGCTTTTGATTGCTTCTGGCATAGCTTCATTAACAACAATAAAATCAGCTATAATGCCACAAATGAATATCGTTCCGTGGCAAATATTGATAATCTTCTTTGGTTCTGCTTACATCTGTGGTTCTCTTGATGCATCTGGGATTTTGAAAATCATCGCTTACAAATTTGCAAGTTTTTCAAATAACGGGAAAAAACTCTTTTTTAACTTATTATTTTTAGCTGGAATAATGACTGTATTTACATCTAACGATATTGTCACACTTACACTCACACCGATAGTAATCTACATAAGTCAGTACGCTGATATCGATCCATTGCCGTATCTAATTACCATCTTCTTTACTTCAAATACATGGAGCATGTTTTTTTACATAGGAAACCCAACGAATGTTATTGTCGCACAGGCATATTCTTTAACTTTTTTCAACTACGCTAAGTTAATGTTCTTCCCAACTTTGGTCGCAATTTTAACGTCCGTAGCAGGATTTTACTTTAAATACAGAGAAAAATTACCTGGCACAATAAATGTTAACCTTGATTTTGATGAGAAAGCTGTTATAAAAGATAAAAGATATACATTCCTTTCGTCTGGTCTATTTGTTATCTTTTTTTTCACAATAGCAATAGGCGACTTAATAAACCTTCAGCTTTGGAAATCGATAACTATATTTACAGCTATATACGTTCTTCTAAATCTTGCTTTTTCAGATGTACTATCAGAAAAAGATGAATTTCTAATTGAAATAGGTAAATTTGATTATAATATCACTTTTTTTGTTGATACAATAAAAAGAGTACCGTGGAAAATGCTTCCGATGGTTGTAACATTTTTCGTATTTGTTCATATATTCACACTATTTGGCATAACAAAATTTGTCGGTCAACTTTTCAATTTTAAAAATCAATTAATTGGCACAATCTTTACATCGTATGTAACTGCATTTGCTGCAAATGTTATGATTAACCAACCAATGACGATATTCTTTGCCCAGGCGTTGTGGAAGAAACCTTTGAACTATGCAATGAGCTTAATTTTAGGGTCAAATATAGGTGGAAATATAACACTAATAGGCGCACTTGCTGGAATTATGTGGTCAAGAATACTAAAATTCTATGGCGTAGAGATGAACAATAAAAAATTTATGAAAGAAACATTCTCAGTATCTATGCTAACTTTACTCACAACAAGCTTGGCTATATACATTGTAACTATAATAATTAAATTATGA
- a CDS encoding radical SAM protein, with product MEVGGVLVLKDLKYTQELEIIEKYGKEDIAMVYLGKTRQGALVEFVESVQPPIPRDKKWVLIVSTMDGCPVGCKMCDAGGYYKRRLSKEEILAQILYLIRSRYEDEVPVEKFKIQFARVGEPALNDEVLKVLDELPQIIDAPGLMPSISTVAPIGRNGWFERLIEIKEKHYRGKFQLQFSIHSTDEKQRDEIIPVKKWSFREISEYGEKFVTTEDRKITLNFALAKENIADARVIMNFFNPEKFLIKITPVNPTYRSIENGLNSDVTGEGLVLEHREFVDKLRESGYDVIISVGELEENKIGSNCGQYVQRHLNAQKKLEEAYTFVKEE from the coding sequence ATGGAAGTTGGAGGTGTTTTGGTTTTGAAGGATTTAAAATACACGCAAGAACTTGAAATTATCGAAAAATACGGTAAAGAAGATATAGCGATGGTTTATTTGGGTAAGACTAGGCAAGGAGCTCTCGTGGAATTTGTTGAGTCAGTCCAACCACCGATTCCGAGAGATAAAAAATGGGTACTGATTGTTTCAACAATGGATGGTTGTCCCGTTGGTTGTAAAATGTGTGATGCTGGTGGGTACTATAAAAGAAGATTATCCAAAGAGGAAATTTTGGCTCAAATATTGTACTTGATTAGAAGTCGTTACGAGGATGAAGTTCCTGTCGAAAAGTTCAAAATTCAATTTGCTCGTGTAGGGGAACCTGCGTTGAATGACGAGGTTTTGAAGGTTTTAGATGAATTGCCTCAGATAATAGACGCACCAGGGCTTATGCCATCGATTAGTACTGTTGCGCCAATTGGAAGAAACGGATGGTTTGAGAGATTAATTGAAATAAAAGAAAAGCATTATCGTGGAAAGTTCCAGCTTCAGTTTTCTATTCACAGTACAGATGAAAAGCAAAGAGATGAGATAATTCCGGTAAAAAAATGGTCATTTAGAGAAATATCTGAATACGGTGAAAAATTTGTCACAACCGAAGATAGAAAGATTACATTGAACTTTGCCTTAGCGAAAGAAAACATTGCCGATGCACGTGTAATTATGAATTTCTTCAATCCGGAAAAATTCTTGATAAAAATTACTCCAGTGAATCCAACGTATCGTTCAATAGAAAACGGCCTTAATTCTGATGTAACTGGTGAGGGTTTGGTGCTAGAACATAGAGAATTCGTCGATAAGTTAAGAGAAAGTGGATACGATGTGATAATAAGTGTTGGTGAACTCGAGGAAAATAAGATAGGAAGTAACTGTGGTCAGTATGTGCAAAGGCACTTGAATGCGCAAAAGAAGTTGGAAGAAGCGTATACTTTCGTCAAAGAGGAGTAA
- a CDS encoding isochorismatase family protein, with protein sequence MFFIEKEKHKFSLSNPALLVIDVQNYFFDKTSPAYLRGSERVLENIKEITNSVMGKIPIIGTLHIGGSNPLKKWWGNIVEVEWTKLMVEDYKFNHIIKKDTYDAFYKTSLEEILNFLKVDQLIITGVMTHLCCETTARSAFVRGYEVIMVEDCLWDKDEWYHYASLKNLAHGFAVISNKEEILKNF encoded by the coding sequence ATGTTTTTCATAGAAAAGGAAAAACACAAGTTCTCTCTAAGTAATCCCGCCTTGCTAGTCATAGACGTACAAAATTACTTTTTCGACAAGACATCACCAGCATATTTGCGTGGCTCAGAAAGAGTTTTGGAAAATATAAAAGAAATAACAAACAGTGTGATGGGAAAAATTCCCATCATTGGTACTTTGCACATTGGAGGTTCAAATCCATTGAAAAAGTGGTGGGGAAACATTGTTGAAGTCGAATGGACCAAACTAATGGTTGAAGATTACAAATTTAATCATATCATAAAGAAAGATACTTATGATGCTTTTTATAAAACATCCCTTGAAGAAATCTTAAATTTTCTTAAAGTTGATCAACTAATAATAACGGGAGTCATGACACACTTATGTTGTGAAACAACCGCACGAAGTGCGTTCGTGCGGGGATACGAAGTTATTATGGTTGAAGATTGCTTATGGGATAAGGATGAGTGGTATCATTACGCTTCATTAAAAAATCTCGCACATGGATTTGCTGTAATATCAAATAAAGAGGAGATATTGAAAAATTTCTAG
- a CDS encoding STAS domain-containing protein (This anti-anti-sigma factor, or anti-sigma factor antagonist, belongs to a family that includes characterized members SpoIIAA, RsbV, RsfA, and RsfB.), with amino-acid sequence MLLDMSNIKSLDSFALGVLIGIYKRVILAGGRLCILSPNENIKRLFEITGMDKLLKIYNTISEALSEMR; translated from the coding sequence ATATTACTTGATATGTCAAATATCAAAAGCTTAGATAGCTTTGCCCTTGGTGTTTTGATTGGAATTTACAAAAGAGTTATCCTCGCAGGTGGAAGACTTTGCATTTTATCACCAAATGAAAATATAAAAAGATTGTTTGAAATAACAGGAATGGATAAGTTACTAAAGATTTATAATACAATTAGTGAAGCTTTGTCAGAAATGAGATAA